In Cervus elaphus chromosome 31, mCerEla1.1, whole genome shotgun sequence, one DNA window encodes the following:
- the LOC122687543 gene encoding keratin-associated protein 8-1: protein MSYGFSSAVFPGCYWGSYGYPLGYSVGCGYGSTYSPVGYGFGYGYNGSGAFGYRRFWPYALY, encoded by the coding sequence ATGAGCTACGGCTTCTCCAGCGCCGTCTTCCCAGGCTGCTACTGGGGCAGCTACGGCTACCCGCTGGGCTACAGCGTGGGCTGTGGCTACGGTAGCACCTACTCCCCAGTGGGCTACGGCTTCGGCTATGGCTACAACGGCTCCGGGGCCTTCGGTTACCGAAGATTCTGGCCATATGCTCTCTACTGA